In the Candidatus Anaeroferrophillus wilburensis genome, CGGCATTCTTCACTTTATCCACCGCCGCGGCGACCGTTTGCTCCACTTCTTTGATTTTGGCCACACTGTCGGCCATCTTTTCTTTCTGATTCGCTTTTAACTCTTTGCCAAACTTGGGCATTTCTGCAAAATAGGAATGCATATCCGTGTCCCTTCATTCTGACTTTGATTAACAGCGGCCAACGATTCTCTCCAGCTGGCTGCGCATGGTTACAACAACACACCACCAAAAAATCGAAACTTAGTCACCCATGACATTGCGGGCAATGATCATCTTCTGGATATTTGATGTTCCTTCAACAACCTGGAAGGACTTGCTGTCCCTGAGGAAACGCTCCACCGGATACTCCGATGAGAAACCATAAGAACCAAAAATCTTGCAGGCCTCATTGGCGGCATGGACCGCAGCTTCGGCGGCAAAATACTTGGCCATCGAAGTTTCGAAAGTTGAACGCCGGGTCCCTTCATCCTTCAGGGTCGCCGCCTGGTACACCAGCAGCTTGGCTGCTTCATGTTCAACCACCATCTCAGCAATGGAGGCCTGGATCATCTGGAACTCACCAATGGGACGGCCGAACTGGGTCCGCTCCTTGACATACTGGACACAGGCATCGATACATCCCTGGCCGACACCCACGGCCCGGGCAGCACAGCTCAGACGGGTAACGTCAAGCATGTTCATGCAAATCTTAAAACCATCCCCGAGTTTACCCACCAGATTTTCCTTCGGAACCTCCACATCTTCAAAATAGATCTCGCCGGTGGGGGCACAATGGAGTCCAAGTTTGGTTTCGATGGGTTCCTGAACAATACCCTTACTCTGCATATCCACCAGGAAAGCGGAGATCCCCCGATGTTTCGGCTTGGCCTCCGGGTCGGTAACCGCATAGACAACCCCGAGATGGGCATGGGGAACATTGGAAATCCACATTTTATTGCCGTTGAGAACAAAGCAGTCATCCTTTTCCGCCGCCCAGGTTTTCATGGAAGCA is a window encoding:
- a CDS encoding acyl-CoA dehydrogenase family protein; protein product: MDFALTEEQQMMRDAARRFAEERIRPTMEEDEKNHYYRKELVKEMAELGFFGCLAPEEYGGTEVGHLAASIMAMELARVSPSWGLPFNMQMNGLQTVLLNFGTEEQKKKYLPGLINADLFGCFAITEPNTGSDVASMKTWAAEKDDCFVLNGNKMWISNVPHAHLGVVYAVTDPEAKPKHRGISAFLVDMQSKGIVQEPIETKLGLHCAPTGEIYFEDVEVPKENLVGKLGDGFKICMNMLDVTRLSCAARAVGVGQGCIDACVQYVKERTQFGRPIGEFQMIQASIAEMVVEHEAAKLLVYQAATLKDEGTRRSTFETSMAKYFAAEAAVHAANEACKIFGSYGFSSEYPVERFLRDSKSFQVVEGTSNIQKMIIARNVMGD